ATTGTAGGAGAAAGGTTGAGCATTCTTGGATGATTGTACTGGACTTATCCACAATTTCCAGGCACTACACCAAAAGCAGCACCAGCAGGATCTGTGAAAGTGGGCAGCTGGGATGCTACAAGAGGACATCCATAGGATTTGGGTGGCTGTCGGGGAAAGGAACTGCTGGGGAGGGAGCAGAGATGAAAAAGAGAGAAGACGAGATAGGAGGTTCAGAAGGCAGGGATGGTTGAATTCTCCCCCCACATATGGCTGGGTTCCAAGTATGCTAGATGTTCACCCCCTTACACTCAGTGCCTCTGTTTTTATCTAGATCAAAGACCACCGTGTTCCATTTCCCCAGCGGATTGAATGCCAAGACAACTGTGATCCAGATTCCCTGGCCAAAAATGACACGGTAACTGTTTTGATCGAAATCAAGCAGCCATATTTCTTTATTATAACCAAAAGAACAGATGTCATTTAAATATTGCCTATTTGTAGCTGGTGTACTTTTGATTTCAGGCTTTTCGACACCAGAGCAAGGTCCAATAGCGGAAGGGCCGTAGTCACCTCGCCCCAGCGTAAAAAAtcaggataagtccctgacttttttagtatgcagctttgtgggaaagccccatggtggctgcaaggtggctgctgtgtcatataacagTCACAGcacccaccacagggcttttaaaaggtatagacagcccccaggttaaGTCTACAAAGGTCAGCAATCCATCAATAGATTTTTATTTGGTGTTGGATGTGGATGATTGGTAGTCCGACACTTCTGGTGGGAGTCAGGTTCAGAAAAGGCTGCATTAGCATAAAGGTTTGAAACTGCCTTCTGGAGAAAGCTAGGGTTCCCTAGACAGAAGCTTATCATGAGTTTGGCAATGAGGCAAATTTCCCTTAAAAATGACTTGTTCGCTACCACTGAATTCCCATGCAAAATGTTTGTTGGCGTGtttttaaaagactgttaagacagaattgctgcacaatgccttccagCTGGTAGCCCTAGGAGCCCTCTGCCTGTAAGCACCCTGATACCGGGTTCATATgatcatggagggggaaataagccattgtggtttATTTTCCCTGCTGCTCATATGAACCCAGTATATGAGGGGGGATTTGCTGGggagatttgcataattatcATTGCCGATGCAGCCCACCTTCTTATACAAACCCTGTGAGGATGGCTTtttacattgaccctgttcagacaaccacagtggttaagcattttgagctaaacatgatgacttagcatgtcatgtgaaccatccctaaccatggtggctacataaccacagtttaaacatgctcactaaccattagctgcaaaaggattagcagcctaactatggcatagcgtgtcgtctgaacaggcccactgttaaCAACCCAGACCCATCGGCTATTGTAGAGTGGCTTGTTGCCACGGCAAAACATGCCAGCAAggggaattatgcaaatccctCCAGCATGCTGCATCGTGCAAACTGGCCCTAAGTATCCACAGCCAGGtctcataataaatttatttatttataatatttatatactgctccctgtccaaagatttcagagtggtgaacaaataaaagaataaatacattataaaaaacattttaaaagaacacaggATTAGGGAACAGAGTTTCCAGACCAGAAGATGCTTTTTACAGGTAAATTTGAGTCTGGCATTGAAAAACAAACTGTGATTGCTCTTCAGTGGGATTCTCAGTAGTTCCCATCGAAGGGACTGATCAGGGCTGTATCTGCCATGTTTCCAGACCAGATCATTTACTGTGTTGTGAGACTgccatttaaaatgaaataaaataaaagtgacaGTTGGCTCCTGCTTTCTTTCTTAGCGCTGCTTGATAAAGATCCACGAGGGACTTCAGCGTTACCGTGACATTCTCGTTCATTATACCAATGCAAGCTTAACAGCTGAGCTTCAAAATGCCTTGAATAAATCGTTGCTGCTCCTTCCAAAGGTGGGTATGTTATGTGGTGGAAGGGGTTTGGCCTGAGGGTTGCCATGATAGTAAGCATCAAGGTGTAAGGCAAAGGTGCTTTTAGGACAGACTTTGCAACTTTGCAGCTGGACAGACCAACTCTGTTGCCTTTTACAGCACACAGCCCTAAGGGCATTTACTCAGAACTGAGAAAGGAAGGACTCTCCCAGGCTACCAAGGCTGCAGCCTTCCAAGAAAGACAAAATAAGAGACCCTTTTTCTCCCCAAGAGAGAGAAGTTCCTCTTTAAGATTTTGAGAGAGATTAGTAGAACCAAGACTTCAGCCTCCTCTTATGGACAATCCCGGGCTCAGTTCAGTCAGAACACTGAAGAGTGATGAACATATGAACTTTGGTAGGATCCCGCTCTATGGAAATTAAGTTTTCAAGCCAGAGAGATGAAGAGCAGTTTAGGATGGCTGGTGAGGGTGGCTACTTATGCAGCACCAGAACAGAAGAAATGCATCAAGTGGGAGGGTACTACGGCACTCATGACCTGCATGtgagtccctggccgacagctggttggccactgtgggaacagaatgctggactagatggacccttggtctgatccagcagggcttttcttacgttcatcaccaaaaaaagaggacagaggatacagatttgcatgaaatttgcaaaaGCCAATTTACATGTGTaaaagcaaatttagaaataataatttaaataggaatacaatttCATAATGgggcagactgaccaggtgacccttGTGTGTGCCCACTCAGCTTGCTGTCCTGTGGCTCacggttgatgggcaacttcaaggtcccagGAGCTCCCCCTTTGgatggttcttttatctttaagctgggattgaacaggacagcccttcaggcAGACATCAccttaaatagaggactgccctctgtgaaagaggacacctggccacactaGATAATGGAAAGAGTTTTAGGGTgattatatgaaaaggaggacagggctcctgtatctttaacagttgaatagaaaagggaatttcagcaggtgtcatttgtatatatagagaacctggtgaaatttcctcttcatcacaatagataaagctgcaggagctatactagagtgaccagatttaaaagagggcagggcacctgcagctttaacagttgtgatgaagagggaatttcgccaggttcccaaatatacaattgacacctggtgaaatttccttttcaatacaactgttaaagaaacaggagccctgtcctccttttcatatggtcaccctaggagtttGAAAGTGTCAGGGTTAAAAGACAAGATGAGGGGCAGTTAgataatgacacacacacaccccacacacatacatttccccagcatggtgcagaaacccctcccacacacacactttacagcAGTTCCCCCATTCGTTTTCTATTACAAGTTATCGTAAAATGAGAACCAAATAAAAGTATGGCCATCAGTCCTGCCATTCTCAAATTGACATGATCCATGCAGCCCAACTGCCAACCCCTTGCGTTTGCTTGATTCATCCGTGGTAGGCAACAGCCGGTTCTCAACTGGCATACCAGTGAAACTAACTAGTCCTACTGAATCGCAGCATTCATTTTTTGAGGGGGTTCAGGAAATGGCAACCTCAAGTAGCTGCACGGGAAAGAAGAGCTATGACGTGGAAACACCCTTGGGAAGGTGGTAGTTGGAGTAACATGCCTGTGCATCAGGCTGTGGAGGGACGGCAGGGGAGTGCCAAGAAAGCAGCAGAACATTAAGAGGTACAGACTGGATAGGTATGTAGGGAATAAGGGCCAGCATGGTGGGGCAGAGGCCAACAGCCCACTCTTCATTAGCGGCTCATTGTTGagaaccccctggagttgcccctcctttgcaacctacttgttcacctcctctccctctggatcagaccatagttgtggtggtgaagaggggcagtagatgccatggcctacgtGCTCCCTGCCTttcaagcaagtgatagcaaggATAAAAGAGAGccagaggaggagcaatagcagctggtgacaatggagggGAGAAGGTAGAGTCGCTCAGGGAGGGAGTCTTGTCCAATGTGAGCATGGATAATGCAGGCATGGCATGACAGAACCCAAATCCTTGGATCCAAGGAGCCACACGTTGCAACAGTGGGGTATTTGAGCTTAGTCATAGTTCCTGCAGTTCAGGTGGGTTTCGCTTCCAGACCCAGAATGAGGTTCATGAGATCACTTGGCCTCACCCACTGTCTCCATTTAGAGATACTTTAACTTCACAGATGTTTATCACATTGTAATAGAAGGCCCATTGGAAACCGTGATCTGGCTTGACCATTCATAAAATGAAGGCCATGGTGAtgtaaaacactcatttcccagcaTGCAAAATGGCAGGAGTGtaggaaaagtaacttgcccaagagccTAATTCTATGGCAGAGACAGGTtctgagcttcaaaacacaaaagCAATCTGTGGAACCCATATGAAGATGGAGCTGGAAGGcggcactttgctttgcagtatgGCAACCTACCATTTAAGGACAAACCATTTTGaaaaaccttaagaaataaaatgaaaattgggAGGGGCACGgagtgccaagagaggtgtccaccAGCACTCATGTTAGACCACAATGTTACAAAGTGGGATGAGTGTTCGTAAGAGAATGCGGCAAATCTAGAAATCTGTGCGAGAAGGAAGCCTATTTAACTCAGGTGCTTTTATCTTTGACAGGACGGAGGCAACACCGAAACCATCAGCCCCAACCCTGTACCATTATGGATGAAAAAAAAACTGCAGGAACTCATTCTGTGGCGTCTGCAACGCTTCGCCTCTCTGGCAGCCAGAGTCGCTTCCCATTGTGCAGCTTTAAGAGGGAATCCATAATCCCCAAAACTAGAGGGCAGCCTGTGCGTGCTCCGTtatatttcaatttatttaacgtatttatttaatatatttatttaaatatgtatttatttaatttatttatgtggCCAGATCCCTGCTGGGCACTGATATGCCAGCGGCTCGAGAATATGTAGGGACGTTATGCGCCAACTTTTAATATTGAAAGGGGGCAGGTTTGTTAAAGAACCCCACtccttccattttcatactgtctTATCCATCCCCTTTTGAAGGATGATGTATGCATTAGAAATATGCATGTATTTTgcaagattcatagaatcatagaattgtagagttggaaggggcctataaggctatcgagtccaaccccctgctcattgcaggaatccaccttaaagcatccctgacggatggttgttcagctgcctcttgaaggcctctggtgtgggagagcccacaacctccctaggtaactggttccattgttgtactgctctaactgtcaggaagtttttcctcaaaTAAAGATATTATTCTTTATGCACAAGTATCATTCCATTTGTACCATGCAAGGAAtaaaactggggggtgggggcggggggggcgggcgggcagggccTCCCAGCTTAGGACATGAGCTGTTACAGTGTGCCCAGTTTTCCTCGAGTTTGTTTTTCACTGGTGGTGTCCCTGGTTGGGGCTCCATTTCTGAATTTTATTGTACAGAAAACAGTATTTCATCTGCAGTGCAGCTTGGGAACGTGTTaactgtgggtgggtgagggtgggggaagggttttaATTGCTGATTTGTTAAGGAAAAACTGGTAATGGCATttgcaaaaatgaaaataatcaCAGAATGAAAATGCCACTCTAGACAGGCTGGTGCTGCAACTGCATTTTATTACAACCCACCATCACAAATCACACCTAAAGAAATGTGGGAAGACAACTCAAgaaatgttggactgcaacaaatgatgacatcatctggatgctctgtaaaaaaaaaaggaaaaaaagggggagatagAAAATCCCAGAAATGTTtaaagcttaaaaacaaacaaaagacccTATGCCAAAcctaaaagaaaggggaaaaaagggctAGTTTGGATGCAACCGCTACCTATTCTTGCATTTACCAAGACATTTGGCTTGCACTCTCAACTTCTCAAAATTTCAGTGCAGCTTGAGTGTTAGTTTCCCATAAACATTCAGGAGACATAAATGGTATTTTGCACTACCAGG
This window of the Elgaria multicarinata webbii isolate HBS135686 ecotype San Diego chromosome 3, rElgMul1.1.pri, whole genome shotgun sequence genome carries:
- the IL23A gene encoding interleukin-23 subunit alpha, coding for MKSNLRKPLGSDLLGLLLLLVLVAASRGVPMRRERATPWEQWKRASTEILDELWKFSTERIVIKDHRVPFPQRIECQDNCDPDSLAKNDTRCLIKIHEGLQRYRDILVHYTNASLTAELQNALNKSLLLLPKDGGNTETISPNPVPLWMKKKLQELILWRLQRFASLAARVASHCAALRGNP